In Plasmodium gaboni strain SY75 chromosome 7, whole genome shotgun sequence, the following are encoded in one genomic region:
- a CDS encoding putative RNA-binding protein produces the protein MMKEKDKKLRRKRSQEKKEYHSSSESMKDEEMVSSEDEHKKRKKKEDDKDIKEREKSKKPDEDKMKKKKVYEEENSNNEDGNIKKKKKKKSQSEEIDSDNKNNDNNNNDNTNNDNDDQEDENNNKYNDYKKKHKSNSRIIDDPNNSDNDIKKRRKKNKSDTSSSINSNMSNNYNKNNNSNISEMSDNSSTNLRRKKSREDVMRKRKRDRSSEYKIKGSYKNIEIRMRNKNKYRSLERKMKDKSREKKKGRSQNSNRSESGNSSDENNYKKTNHKDNHNNNNNYSSNDDHSSNTGSSNSDTSDNGSDNSSTENTGRNKRVRNVSSSVSISERMRRRRRSKMKRKRRHSRSISIERRIKVKHRNVEDEDSEGSDSKSRRRKRERSRDKYRESRRGSIRDRDKERYRERERERERERERERERERERERDRDRDRERDRDRERDRDRERDRERRRHREKDRDREKDRDREKERRKSYKFDSPPHSCDEDNNIKSSKTSISNNNKCMSILSNTIPTLNSNNLVLNNDMSVVNNSSSNNNIESLIETLNSNILNTNNSSLTASHILNNTTNNSNNLLLNESNFLSNNTLRNNILLEEKNILLKQSHLNLLLNNQLKLNNVMSLQNIYKNVLNINELSLSTIDVNIEKTARELYVGNIPQNIDIQEIVKFLNSCLLILYNKENENENICLKACIRGDTHYAFVEFRNIQDTSNCMLLNGIHFYGNNLRIGRPKTFPIEYHNLIPQANIPIIDNYYLSQGLIGLRAFVIFCKNEEKMKNDGLPINMIKLQKLCVSNISKNNDTSKIKELLEAFGEIKSFEFFYGDDISDTYISLVEYVNTENAIQAHKILNQNTSYKIQFEHEIINDPHINNIIKNKYMKTQNSILTLQVPTKVIVLNKIATFEELSDTNEYKDIIEDIKIECEKYGKTLEVVLPVFSYRTYDYLKRMSNKKHFPNVDHLEPHTGKETNVGNQNCDDNNNKKKQDDGDDNNNKKKQDDDNNNKKKQDDGDDNNNKKKQDDGDNNNNDGDDNNNDGDDNNNDDDNEEDLTHTNYDLTSIGCAFIHFENIESATKARKELSGRKFGANIIEANYFSEKKFLMKNFKNVKYNFKQSHSSLFNVNLKLGNLTYSDCSDDE, from the coding sequence atgatgaaGGAAAAAGATAAGAAACtgagaagaaaaagatcacaagaaaaaaaagagtATCATAGCTCCTCTGAAAGTATGAAAGATGAAGAGATGGTTTCTTCTGAAGACgaacataaaaaaagaaaaaagaaagaagatgataaagatataaaagaacgagaaaaaagtaaaaaacCTGATGAGgacaaaatgaaaaagaaaaaagtatacgaagaagaaaattctaataatgaagatggaaacataaaaaaaaaaaaaaaaaagaaatcaCAAAGTGAAGAAATTGACAGTgataataagaataatgataataataataatgataatacgaataatgataatgatgaccaagaagatgaaaataataataaatataatgattataaaaaaaaacataaaagTAATAGTAGAATTATTGATGATCCAAATAATAGtgataatgatataaaaaaaagaagaaaaaaaaataaaagtgaTACTAGTAGTTCAATCAATTCTAATATGTctaataattataataagaataacAATTCTAATATTTCAGAGATGTCTGATAATTCTTCAACAAATTTGAGAAGAAAGAAAAGTAGAGAAGACGTGATGaggaaaagaaaaagagATAGAAGCTCTGAGTACAAAATTAAAGGGTcctataaaaatattgaaataCGAATGaggaataaaaataaatatagaaGTTTAGAACGAAAAATGAAAGATAAATCTAGAGAAAAGAAGAAAGGAAGAAGTCAAAATTCAAACAGGAGTGAGAGTGGCAATTCTAgtgatgaaaataattataaaaagacTAATCATAAAgataatcataataataataataattatagtAGTAATGATGATCATAGTAGTAACACTGGTTCTTCAAATAGCGATACTAGTGATAATGGTAGTGATAATAGTAGCACCGAAAACACTGGTAGAAACAAACGTGTAAGAAATGTAAGCTCGAGCGTTAGTATAAGTGAAAGGATGAGGAGGAGGAGGAGAAgcaaaatgaaaagaaaaagaagacATTCAAGATCTATCAGTATTGAAAGAAGGATTAAGGTCAAACACAGAAATGTAGAAGATGAAGACTCAGAGGGTAGTGATAGCAAATCGAGGAGGAGAAAAAGAGAACGAAGTAGAGATAAATATAGAGAAAGCCGCAGAGGTAGTATTCGGGATAGGGATAAAGAAAGATATAGAGAAAGGGAGAGAGAAAGAGAAAGAGAAAGAGAAAGGGAGAGAGAAAGAGAAAGGGAGAGAGAAAGAGATAGAGATAGAGACAGAGAAAGAGATAGAGACAGAGAAAGAGATAGAGACAGAGAAAGGGATAGAGAAAGACGCCGACATAGAGAAAAAGATCGAGATAGAGAAAAAGATCGAGATAGAGAAAAAGAAAGACGTAAAAGCTACAAATTTGATTCTCCTCCTCACTCATGtgatgaagataataatataaaatcatCAAAGACATCAatttcaaataataataaatgcATGAGCATTCTAAGTAATACTATACCTACATtaaatagtaataatttagtattaaataatgatatgtctgttgttaataattcaagttctaataataatattgagAGTTTAATCGAAACTTTGAACAGTAATATTTTGAACACTAATAATAGCAGTTTAACAGCTAGCCacattttaaataatactactaataatagtaataatttGTTATTAAACGAAAGTAATTTTTTAAGTAATAACACattaagaaataatatattattagaagaaaagaatatcttattaaaacaatctcatttaaatttattattaaataatcaattgaaattaaataatgtaaTGTCATTAcagaatatatataagaatgtattaaatataaatgaattaagTTTGTCAACAATAGATGTAAATATAGAAAAGACAGCTAGAGAATTATATGTTGGTAATATACCTcaaaatatagatatacAAGAAATtgtaaaatttttaaattcatgtttattaatattatataataaagaaaatgaaaatgaaaatatatgtttgaAAGCATGTATAAGAGGTGATACACATTATGCATTTGTAGAATTTAGAAATATTCAGGATACATCTAATTGTATGTTATTAAATGgtattcatttttatgGAAATAATTTAAGAATTGGTAGACCAAAAACATTCCCTATTGAATATCATAATTTAATACCACAAGCAAATATTCCTATTAttgataattattatttatctCAAGGTTTAATTGGATTAAGAGcttttgttattttttgtaaaaatgaagaaaaaatgaaaaatgaTGGATTACCtattaatatgataaaattacaaaaattatgtgtatctaatatatcaaaaaataatgatacTAGTAAAATTAAAGAACTATTAGAAGCTTTTGGAGAAATTAAAAgttttgaatttttttatggAGATGATATATCAGATACTTATATAAGTTTAGTTGAATATGTAAATACAGAAAATGCTATTCAAGCTCATAAAATACTAAATCAAAATACAAGTTATAAAATTCAATTTGAACACGAAATAATTAACGATCctcatattaataatataattaaaaataaatatatgaaaacTCAAAATTCTATACTCACTCTACAAGTTCCTACCAAAGTTATTGTTCTCAATAAAATTGCTACCTTTGAGGAACTATCAGATacaaatgaatataaagatataatCGAAGACATCAAAATTGAATGTGAAAAGTATGGAAAGACACTGGAGGTAGTCTTGCCTGTTTTCTCGTATAGAACCTATGACTATTTGAAAAGGATGTCAAATAAAAAGCACTTTCCAAATGTCGACCATTTGGAACCTCACACAGGTAAAGAAACTAATGTGGGCAATCAAAATTGcgatgataataataataagaagaaGCAAGATGATggtgatgataataataataagaagaagcaagatgatgataataataataagaagaaGCAAGATGATggtgatgataataataataagaagaaGCAAGATGAtggtgataataataataatgatggtgatgataataataatgatggtgatgataataataatgatgatgataatgaagAAGATTTAACACATACCAATTATGACCTTACATCTATAGGATGTGCCTTTATTcattttgaaaatatagaaTCTGCAACCAAAGCAAGAAAAGAATTAAGTGGTAGAAAATTCGGAGCAAATATTATCGAAGCAAATTATTTTagtgaaaaaaaattcttaatgaaaaattttaaaaatgtaaaatataattttaaacAATCTCATTCTTCTCTTTTTAATGTAAACTTAAAATTAGGTAATTTGACATACTCAGATTGTTCAGATGATGAATAA
- a CDS encoding putative protein SDA1 — MNEQKLKKQKFLNNLQHNICKNYKLYHSDFYDQFEKFLFNYSVVLLNPFKKNDLLCSQLNFLSFTCHYFSNLNDIKQVNENEEERGVHKNMFTSEYDFEFSDIETDDDDDNKSDNNKSDNNKSDNNKSDNNKSDNNKSDHNKSDSYNDDDYNELLNINLELKKKEICNNINSEKNINEIEEEEEKKIQNKKDTEDPLNKYNDLNEYINFLMIKNKEKINFVEELFFLITQLLIHYKHNLYNSVLLSIIKTLKQIRKYVDSIKYLQVFIFLSDIKINKIKCYIFKCVMDKIIFIHKNKKTNKMNKMNNMNKMNYHLQNNKNNRDLKDDVLYLLHEAFIECGQKKRIRKKYSSSNFFYFNNITINESINNFSCSILIELIKKNIFVNKKNVNLISEGIFYKNLKIVKCVCYALLGKYDNKELVIKMEKEKIDKNKKIEELKNISNQTHQKLTKSKIKQLHIKKEKIMEAIYNNHNSSSDEENQHLGTKKKNRKKKIDLSNYVNYTFIDFLFDAYTYSSNIFNLICSKYQFNNGTIKLLLLNILCRIYQRNKIIEENFFLYYENVLLHLKNKNTISRYLSIFIQCLHDYIPTPFIQRIVCVLIKKFLCEHLSEEFVYLIINAIIEIIIKFPSCLNEEIFEAVIVFKDYKNKQISTIIRRFINVCKHVNPQVLNKKFLDKQTAIFVQKKKILNKSGESVQENSLLQYSYLLGKLGTEKKTKKNKRDNKKEKGEMGENNLGDINDGDMNDDDINDEDLNDEEISDDDMNDDDMNDDINDDDINDDDMNDDINDDDINDDDISDDDISDDDINDDDMNDTDIDDDDMNDNNIDDDDINNDEVDRKRNIKEIETNDKNKDNTLLHLNKKFKKDKRKEEKIKKELDIVDKNKKILSERILTDEDFKKLKKMRDYIANNKSVVLSELQDICNAEESDEDSSDDNSDSDKEKIITEEDLLYKKKLKKSQLMKIKTNKSENNRFKTNREKEKKKSVMMLIQKFKGKKKKNALTEYGKLKKKLKGKLAARAKKRGILQKRIAKKLSRRKR, encoded by the coding sequence ATGAACGAACAGAAATTAAAGAAGcaaaaatttttaaataatttacaacataatatttgtaaaaattataaattatatcaCAGCGATTTTTATGACCAATTTGAAAAATTTCTATTTAATTATAGTGTAGTGTTATTAAATccttttaaaaaaaatgatcTTTTATGTAGTcaattaaattttttaagtTTCACTTGTCACTACTTTAGTAATTTAAACGACATAAAACAAGTGaatgaaaatgaagaagaaaggggtgttcataaaaatatgtttacAAGTGAATATGATTTTGAATTTAGTGACATAGAGACagatgatgatgatgataataaaagtgacaataataaaagtgacaataataaaagtgataataataaaagtgataataataaaagtgacaataataaaagtgatcataataaaagtgatagttataatgatgatgattATAACGAACTATTAAACATAAATTTAGAattgaagaaaaaagaaatatgtaataatattaacagtgaaaagaatataaatgaaatcgaagaagaagaagaaaaaaaaattcaaaataaaaaagatacAGAAGATccattaaataaatataatgatttaaatgaatatataaatttcctaatgattaaaaataaagagaaaataaattttgtagaagaattattttttttaattacacaattattaattcactataaacataatttatataattctgTTTTATTAagtataataaaaacattaaaacaaataagaaaatatgtagatagtattaaatatttacaagtcttcatttttttaagcgatataaaaattaataaaattaaatgttatatttttaaatgtgTAATGgacaaaattatttttatacataaaaataaaaaaacaaacaaaatgaacaaaatgaacaatatgaacaaaatgaattaccatttacaaaataataaaaataatagaGATTTAAAAGACGAtgttctttatttattacatGAAGCTTTTATAGAATGTGGTCAAAAGAAAAGAATAcgaaaaaaatattcttcatccaattttttttattttaataatattaccATAAATGAAagtattaataatttttcttgTAGTATTTTAATAGAGTTAATcaagaaaaatatttttgtcaataaaaaaaatgtgaaCTTAATTAGTGAAggtattttttataaaaatttaaaaattgtCAAATGTGTTTGTTATGCTCTTCTAGGTAAGtatgataataaagaaCTCGTTATTAAAAtggaaaaagaaaaaattgataaaaataaaaaaattgaagaattaaaaaatataagtaaTCAAACACATCAAAAATTAACAAAATCAAAAATTAAACAACtacatattaaaaaagaaaaaattatggaagcaatttataataatcataattCTTCATCTGATGAAGAAAATCAGCATTTAGgcacaaaaaaaaaaaatcgaaaaaaaaaaatcgATCTTTCAAATTATGTTAATTATACCTTTATTGATTTCTTATTTGATGCATATACATATTCATccaatatatttaatttaatatgCTCGAAATATCAGTTTAATAACGGTACTatcaaattattattattaaatatcTTATGCAGAATTTATCAACgaaataaaattattgaagaaaatttttttttatattatgaaaatgtcttattacatttaaaaaataaaaacacCATTTCAAGGTATCTATCCATATTTATTCAATGCTTACATGATTATATTCCTACACCGTTTATACAAAGAATTGTTTGTGTGctaattaaaaaatttctttGTGAACACCTGTCAGAAGAATTTGTCTatcttattattaatgCCATCAtagaaattattattaaattcCCAAGTTGCCTAAACGAAGAAATTTTTGAAGCAGTCATTGTTTTCAaagattataaaaataaacaaatttCAACCATCATAAGGAGATTTATTAATGTTTGTAAACATGTAAATCCACAAGtgttaaataaaaaattcttGGATAAACAAACAGCCATTTTCgtgcaaaaaaaaaaaattctgAACAAGTCAGGCGAAAGTGTTCAGGAAAATTCGTTATTGCAATATTCTTATTTGCTTGGAAAGCTTGGAACGGAAAAAAAGACTAAGAAAAACAAGAgagataataaaaaggaaaaggGTGAAATGGGTGAAAATAATTTGGgtgatataaatgatggtgatatgaatgatgatgatattaATGATGAAGATTTGAATGATGAGGAGATAAGTGATGATGATATGaatgatgatgatatgaatgatgatataaatgatgatgatataaatgatgatgatatgaatgatgatataaatgatgatgatataaatgatgatgatataagtgatgatgatataagtgatgatgatataaatgatgatgatatgAATGATACTGACAttgatgatgatgatatgaatgataataacattgatgatgatgatattaataatgatgagGTGGAcagaaaaagaaatattaaagaaatCGAAACGAATGATAAGAACAAAGATAATACATTAttacatttaaataaaaaatttaaaaaagacaaaagaaaagaagaaaaaataaaaaaggaattaGATATAGTAGATAAGAATAAAAAGATTTTATCTGAACGAATATTAACAGATGAagattttaaaaaattaaaaaaaatgagaGATTATATTGCAAATAACAAATCTGTGGTATTATCAGAATTACAAGATATATGTAATGCTGAAGAAAGTGATGAAGATTCATCAGATGATAATTCTGATAGTGATaaggaaaaaattattacaGAAGAGgatttattatataagaaaaaattaaagaaaagtcagttgatgaaaataaaaacaaacaaaagtgaaaataatagatttaaaacaaatagagaaaaggaaaaaaaaaaatcagTTATGATGTTAATACAAAAATttaaaggaaaaaaaaaaaaaaatgctTTAACAGAATATGGTAAActcaaaaaaaaacttaAAGGGAAATTAGCAGCACGAGCCAAAAAAAGGGGAATACTTCAAAAGAGAATTGCCAAAAAATTGAGcagaagaaaaagataa